ACGTACTTTTCCAGGCTGTGATCGATGATCTTGACCACGTCGTGCAGCTTTTCGAGCTGGCGCATGGCCTGTTCGACCACGCCCCGGTCGCCGCTGACCACGATGGTCATGCGCGAGATGCCCGGATGCTCGGTGCTGCCCACACTCAGGCTGCGAATGTTGTAGCCCCGGCGGCCGAACAGCGCCGTGATGCGCGTCAGCACGCGCGGTTCGTCGCGCACGAGCAGCGAGAGCAGTTGATCGGGGACATTGTATTCGGCGGTCATGCGTTTTTCGCCTCCTCGGCGGCCCGGTCCATCGCGCCCGCGAGATCGGGGGTGCGGCGGGGCTCGGTCTCGATCATCTCGTTCAGCGCGGCTCCGGCCGGCACCATCGGGAACACGCCGTGCTCGCTGGGCACCACGACCTCCAGCAGCGCCGACTTGGGATCATTCAGCCAGGCGTCGATGGCGGCGGGCAGTTCCTCGGCCGTCGTCGCGCGGTAGCCGGGTACGCCGTAGGCCTCCGCGAGCTTGATGAAGTCGGGGTTGGAATCGCCCAGCCAGACCTCGCTGTAGCGCTTCTCGTGGAACAGTTCCTGCCACTGGCGGACCATGCCCAGGAACGAGTTGTTGATGATGCAGATCTTGACGTTGCGCACGTCGTGCATCTTCAGGGTGGCGAGTTCCTGCGCCGTCATCTGGAATCCGCCGTCGCCGGCGATGACCACGCTCCGCACCCCCGGCTCGGCCATGCCCGCACCGATGGCCGCCGGAAAGCCGAAGCCCATGGTGCCCAGGCCGCCCGAGTTGATCCAACGCCGGGGCCGCTCGAAGCGGGCGAGCTGTGCGGCGAGCATCTGGTGCTGGCCCACGTCGCTGCTCAGGATGTCCTCGGGCGCGAGGCGGTCCACCACCGCCTTGACCGCGTATCCGGCGCCCCAGTGCTCGGGCGTCTCGGTGCGGGTCTTCCACTCGGCGATCTTGGCGTCCCACTCGGGGTGCGAGAGCGGGGTCGCCTCTTTGAGCAGGGCCTGGGCGGCGTGCTTCGCGTCGCTGCGGACCGGCACGTGCGTGCGGATGATCTTGCCGATCTCCGCGGCGTCGAGCTCGACATGGATGATCGCGGCGTTCGGCGCGAAGCCGTTCACGCGGCCCGTCACGCGGTCGTCGAAGCGCAGGCCCATGCCCAGCAGCACGTCCGCCTCGCTGATGGCGCGGTTGGCCGCCACGCTGCCGTGCATGCCCGGCATCCCCAGCCACAGCGGGTCGCTCGACGGAATGCCGCCCAGCCCCATCAGGGTGGTCGTGACCGGAATGTTCCAGGCGCGGGCGAGCGCGGTGATCTCGGGGGCCGCGTCCTGCGCGCCGCCACCGACCATCATCACTGGGCGCACGGCGCCGCGCAGCAGTTCTACGGCACGCTGCACCGACTCGGCCGAGGGCCGGGGCGCCTCGGCCCTCGGCAGCGGCGCGGGAATCTCGCCCTGGAAGGCCGCGAGCTGCACGTCCTTGGGAATGTCCACGAGCACCGGCCCCGGCCGCCCCGAGCGCGCGATGGCGATGGCCTCGGCGATGATGTGGGGCAGCTCGGCCACGTCGCGCACCACGTAGTTGTGCTTGGTGATGGGCAGGGTGATGCCGGTGATGTCGGCTTCCTGAAAGGCGTCGGTGCCCATCAGGTGCCGCGCGACGTTGCCGGTGATCGCCAGCAGGGGCACCGAGT
The DNA window shown above is from Deinococcus sp. Leaf326 and carries:
- the ilvB gene encoding biosynthetic-type acetolactate synthase large subunit, translating into MQEGEHAGQYQGPERGDMTGAKALWATLANHGITTVFGYPGGAIMPVYDALTFYPEVRHVLTRHEQGAAHAAEGWAKATGQLGVCMATSGPGATNLVTGLADAMLDSVPLLAITGNVARHLMGTDAFQEADITGITLPITKHNYVVRDVAELPHIIAEAIAIARSGRPGPVLVDIPKDVQLAAFQGEIPAPLPRAEAPRPSAESVQRAVELLRGAVRPVMMVGGGAQDAAPEITALARAWNIPVTTTLMGLGGIPSSDPLWLGMPGMHGSVAANRAISEADVLLGMGLRFDDRVTGRVNGFAPNAAIIHVELDAAEIGKIIRTHVPVRSDAKHAAQALLKEATPLSHPEWDAKIAEWKTRTETPEHWGAGYAVKAVVDRLAPEDILSSDVGQHQMLAAQLARFERPRRWINSGGLGTMGFGFPAAIGAGMAEPGVRSVVIAGDGGFQMTAQELATLKMHDVRNVKICIINNSFLGMVRQWQELFHEKRYSEVWLGDSNPDFIKLAEAYGVPGYRATTAEELPAAIDAWLNDPKSALLEVVVPSEHGVFPMVPAGAALNEMIETEPRRTPDLAGAMDRAAEEAKNA